From Thalassococcus sp. S3, one genomic window encodes:
- a CDS encoding ABC transporter substrate-binding protein, whose product MYNKLGVAIIAAAMAQPAFAEGTINIAINEWTGQNLSAKIAGAVLEEMGHSVEYVTAGAVPQYAAFADGSLHFNPEIWTNNVGDIFPKAVEAGDIVIVGELGLTPREGWFYPPYMQEACPGLPAYEAIYDCAQAFASAETFPNGRLITYPADWGTRSKDVVEAIGIPLQPVAGGSEGAMIAEIKSAVAAEQPMLVMFWEPHWIHAEIDMNLVEWDSEGCAPGENAGRGSACGFEQAAVQKIVAKDVAATWPDAYAMMQNFTLDNDVQNALILKVDQGGMSVDDAVAEWMGANESIWKAWMN is encoded by the coding sequence ATGTACAACAAGCTCGGAGTCGCGATCATCGCCGCCGCCATGGCCCAACCTGCCTTTGCAGAGGGCACGATCAACATCGCAATCAATGAATGGACCGGCCAAAACCTAAGCGCCAAGATCGCTGGCGCGGTGCTGGAAGAAATGGGCCACTCGGTGGAATACGTAACAGCGGGCGCCGTGCCTCAGTATGCGGCCTTTGCCGACGGCAGCCTGCACTTCAACCCCGAAATCTGGACCAACAACGTTGGCGATATCTTTCCGAAAGCTGTGGAGGCCGGAGACATCGTAATCGTTGGGGAGTTGGGCCTGACGCCGCGCGAGGGCTGGTTCTATCCACCCTATATGCAAGAAGCCTGCCCTGGATTGCCAGCCTATGAGGCAATCTATGACTGTGCGCAGGCTTTCGCTTCTGCCGAGACGTTTCCGAATGGCCGTCTGATTACCTATCCGGCTGATTGGGGCACGCGGTCAAAGGATGTCGTTGAAGCAATTGGCATCCCGCTTCAGCCTGTAGCAGGCGGAAGTGAGGGTGCAATGATCGCCGAAATCAAATCTGCCGTCGCAGCAGAGCAGCCGATGCTCGTGATGTTCTGGGAGCCACACTGGATCCATGCTGAAATCGACATGAACCTGGTCGAGTGGGACAGCGAGGGCTGCGCGCCGGGAGAGAACGCAGGTCGCGGAAGTGCCTGCGGTTTTGAACAGGCGGCGGTCCAGAAAATCGTTGCCAAAGATGTCGCGGCAACCTGGCCCGACGCTTACGCGATGATGCAGAACTTCACTTTGGACAATGATGTTCAGAACGCGCTGATCCTGAAGGTGGACCAGGGCGGCATGTCCGTTGACGACGCCGTTGCGGAATGGATGGGTGCAAACGAGAGCATCTGGAAAGCGTGGATGAACTGA
- a CDS encoding glycine betaine/L-proline ABC transporter ATP-binding protein, with amino-acid sequence MNMQPARHALGDVKLSCRNVWKIYGAKPDSFFDSGKGDLGADAAASAHAQKIRDAQHIVASANVSFDVRVGEIFVIMGLSGSGKSTMVRCLSRLVEPTAGEILLDGENLLKANKQELIDYRRHKMGMVFQNFGLMPHLNVLDNVAFPLELQGIGLKERRAKAQEMVELVGLGGREASFPRQLSGGQQQRVGIARSLAVEPELWFLDEPFSALDPLIRRQMQDEFLRLQRELHKSIVFITHDFLEALRIADRMAIMRNGEVVQIGRPVDLILNPADDYVREFTSDVPWEMVLTAGDIADPHRTFTKGMGHINHDVTVGSLLPYLADHEAGVMVRDEDGKDMGALNARAVVKALAAGVPDAAEVED; translated from the coding sequence ATGAACATGCAACCCGCGCGACACGCACTTGGCGATGTCAAACTATCATGCCGCAATGTCTGGAAGATATACGGCGCCAAGCCGGACAGCTTTTTCGATAGCGGCAAAGGCGACTTAGGGGCGGACGCGGCTGCGAGCGCCCATGCACAGAAAATTCGCGATGCGCAACATATCGTTGCCTCCGCAAACGTCTCATTTGACGTACGGGTCGGTGAGATTTTTGTGATTATGGGCCTTTCAGGTTCAGGAAAATCGACCATGGTGCGTTGCCTGTCGCGTTTGGTGGAGCCAACGGCAGGTGAAATCCTGCTGGATGGCGAGAACCTGCTTAAGGCGAATAAGCAGGAATTGATTGACTATCGCCGTCACAAAATGGGGATGGTGTTTCAGAACTTTGGTCTCATGCCGCATCTCAATGTTCTCGACAACGTGGCGTTTCCACTGGAACTACAAGGTATCGGGCTCAAGGAACGTCGCGCCAAGGCGCAGGAGATGGTGGAACTGGTCGGCCTCGGTGGTCGTGAGGCCAGCTTCCCGCGCCAGTTGTCAGGTGGCCAGCAGCAGCGCGTGGGCATCGCGCGATCACTTGCGGTTGAGCCGGAACTGTGGTTTCTGGATGAACCGTTCAGCGCGCTCGATCCGTTGATCAGACGCCAAATGCAGGATGAATTCCTGCGCCTGCAGCGCGAGTTGCATAAATCTATCGTTTTCATCACGCATGATTTCCTTGAGGCGCTGCGCATTGCAGACCGCATGGCGATCATGCGCAACGGTGAAGTCGTTCAGATCGGACGACCCGTTGACCTGATCCTGAACCCTGCGGACGATTACGTGCGCGAATTCACCAGCGATGTTCCGTGGGAAATGGTTTTGACAGCGGGCGACATCGCTGACCCGCACCGCACCTTCACCAAGGGCATGGGTCACATCAACCACGATGTCACTGTGGGCAGTCTGCTTCCTTATCTGGCTGACCACGAAGCCGGTGTGATGGTGCGCGACGAAGACGGCAAGGACATGGGGGCGCTGAATGCCCGAGCTGTTGTTAAGGCACTGGCGGCAGGGGTGCCTGATGCCGCAGAGGTGGAAGACTGA
- the betI gene encoding transcriptional regulator BetI produces MKSSIRSMRRAELSQAAFETLVKYGIRNTTLERIARKAGVSKGVVLHHFGDKDALFEAVMRRANTVLRDGVIELFRHAKTPTERLAAVIVGNFSEPVFQREVCNAWISLCADVPYNRQNQRIQRVIDARMRSNLMSALCEVPDVPAPSDTAEHIAVLIDGLWLKAGLNSSDTIGSACVDHIYKAICAQAGLSAERRNELSAALERMTTISTIVLQSNAFLQKASGQR; encoded by the coding sequence GTGAAAAGTTCAATCAGATCCATGCGCCGCGCCGAGTTGTCTCAGGCCGCTTTTGAAACGCTTGTTAAGTATGGAATCAGGAATACGACGCTTGAGCGGATTGCGCGAAAAGCTGGCGTTTCAAAGGGTGTTGTGTTGCACCATTTCGGAGACAAAGACGCACTTTTTGAAGCCGTCATGCGCCGCGCCAACACGGTTCTGCGCGACGGCGTGATCGAACTGTTTCGCCATGCAAAGACACCGACGGAGCGGCTTGCGGCCGTGATCGTTGGAAACTTCTCGGAACCTGTTTTCCAGCGCGAGGTCTGCAACGCGTGGATCAGTTTGTGTGCGGATGTTCCCTACAATCGGCAGAACCAGCGTATCCAACGGGTCATTGACGCTCGGATGCGGTCTAACCTGATGAGCGCCCTGTGTGAGGTGCCCGACGTCCCTGCCCCTTCAGATACGGCCGAACACATCGCTGTCTTGATCGATGGTCTTTGGTTAAAGGCGGGTCTGAATTCAAGTGACACAATTGGATCGGCCTGTGTGGACCACATCTACAAAGCCATCTGTGCACAAGCTGGTTTGAGTGCCGAACGGCGCAACGAACTCAGTGCAGCCTTGGAGCGCATGACAACGATTAGCACCATCGTACTACAGAGCAACGCGTTCCTCCAAAAGGCCTCAGGTCAGCGATGA
- a CDS encoding proline/glycine betaine ABC transporter permease: protein MEHRLQPAIWLGLALLTLLLTFGAQTVGALVKFPDDWVLSPAVPMNIFMDWFVSVFGPIFKAIGWLLEWPIVAARWVLTILPWSATVVAFVLIAWIGSGWRLAAFVGVALLYMGAIGYWQESMNTLAIVLISVPMAVALGFAVGVWGFYSERARQVIMPTLDLLQTIPAFAYLLPILILFGFGTTVGLVASILYAFSPMVRNTILGLRAVPEAITEAGLMSGATPSQLFWKVRLPAAQNQMLLGVNQTTMASLSMVIIASIIGGTNDIGWEVLSTMRKAQFGESVLAGFVIALMAMALDRITYAFATRDKFAAEKAKGPNPWVVLAVGMAAMIVLSLIIPALRVWPEALTFNPAAAMNAGLESLVVNGREWIEAIKNSSFFFVMLPIKIGLENAISPFTWGFAMSPLVAGVYAVIVLGLAVWAFVRERRTLAAIIVLVGVILFVGLTNMPWLALSAIVTYGAYVAAGRTLAIGTALALAFLVISGIWPQAVLSLYLCGVAVLCCFVFGTGLGILASENDIVSALLRPILDTLQTMPLFVILIPFVMVFKIGEFTALLAVIAYAIVPAIRYTEHGLRNLPKDVIEAATTVGATRLQLLTRVKLPLALPAIMLGLNQTIIYGIGMLVIAALVGTNGLGQQIYIGLGDGDFGVGMTAGIGMAIIAIIADRITQAISRRRQEELGLKLEGV, encoded by the coding sequence ATGGAACACCGTCTGCAACCTGCGATCTGGCTCGGTCTGGCGCTGTTGACCCTCCTACTCACATTCGGCGCTCAAACAGTTGGTGCATTGGTCAAGTTCCCCGACGACTGGGTGCTCTCACCTGCTGTGCCGATGAATATCTTTATGGACTGGTTCGTTTCGGTATTTGGTCCGATCTTCAAAGCGATCGGCTGGTTGCTGGAGTGGCCCATCGTTGCGGCTCGTTGGGTACTGACCATACTGCCGTGGAGTGCGACGGTGGTCGCGTTTGTCCTGATTGCCTGGATCGGTTCGGGATGGCGCCTTGCCGCATTCGTGGGGGTTGCGCTCCTTTACATGGGCGCGATTGGCTACTGGCAGGAAAGCATGAACACGTTGGCCATCGTGCTTATTTCCGTGCCGATGGCCGTAGCCCTTGGTTTTGCGGTAGGCGTCTGGGGGTTCTACTCCGAACGCGCAAGGCAGGTGATCATGCCGACGCTGGATCTGCTTCAGACGATCCCTGCTTTCGCCTACCTCCTGCCAATCCTGATCCTGTTTGGCTTTGGCACAACCGTCGGCCTTGTGGCGTCGATCCTTTATGCGTTCTCTCCGATGGTGCGGAACACCATCCTCGGCCTGCGTGCGGTGCCAGAGGCCATTACCGAAGCGGGCCTGATGTCAGGTGCCACACCTTCGCAGCTTTTCTGGAAAGTTCGGCTGCCAGCCGCGCAGAACCAGATGCTTCTGGGCGTGAACCAGACGACGATGGCCTCGCTTTCGATGGTCATCATCGCCTCCATCATCGGCGGCACGAACGATATTGGCTGGGAAGTTTTGTCAACGATGCGCAAGGCACAGTTCGGCGAAAGCGTGTTGGCAGGTTTCGTGATCGCCTTGATGGCCATGGCGCTGGATCGGATCACCTATGCCTTTGCCACGCGTGACAAGTTTGCGGCCGAGAAAGCCAAAGGACCGAACCCATGGGTCGTGCTGGCCGTCGGTATGGCCGCGATGATCGTGTTGTCGTTGATCATCCCCGCCCTGCGGGTCTGGCCCGAGGCGCTGACATTCAATCCCGCTGCCGCGATGAACGCCGGGCTGGAAAGCCTTGTCGTGAACGGTCGTGAATGGATCGAGGCCATCAAGAATTCGTCGTTCTTTTTTGTAATGCTTCCAATCAAGATCGGACTTGAAAATGCCATCAGCCCGTTCACCTGGGGGTTTGCCATGTCGCCGCTGGTAGCTGGGGTTTATGCGGTAATCGTTCTTGGGCTTGCTGTTTGGGCCTTTGTGCGGGAACGTCGCACGCTGGCAGCCATCATTGTCCTGGTCGGGGTCATCCTGTTTGTTGGCCTGACAAATATGCCTTGGCTCGCACTGTCGGCAATCGTCACGTATGGGGCCTATGTCGCCGCTGGCCGGACACTGGCGATTGGGACGGCACTGGCGCTGGCATTTCTGGTGATTTCCGGCATTTGGCCGCAGGCTGTTCTGTCGCTATATCTGTGCGGTGTTGCTGTGCTTTGCTGTTTTGTGTTCGGCACGGGGCTGGGCATTCTGGCGTCCGAGAACGACATCGTTTCTGCCCTTCTCAGGCCCATCCTCGATACGCTGCAGACCATGCCGCTGTTCGTGATCCTGATCCCATTTGTGATGGTGTTCAAAATCGGAGAGTTTACAGCGCTGCTTGCGGTGATCGCCTACGCGATTGTACCCGCGATCCGCTACACCGAACACGGCCTGCGCAACCTGCCAAAAGATGTTATCGAGGCGGCAACAACCGTGGGGGCCACCCGCCTGCAACTCTTGACACGGGTGAAGTTGCCGCTTGCCTTGCCCGCGATCATGTTGGGATTAAACCAGACGATCATCTACGGCATCGGCATGTTGGTGATTGCCGCCTTGGTCGGGACCAACGGCCTGGGGCAGCAGATCTACATTGGTCTGGGCGATGGCGACTTTGGCGTCGGTATGACGGCGGGCATCGGCATGGCCATCATCGCGATCATTGCAGACCGCATCACGCAAGCGATCAGTCGGCGCCGTCAGGAAGAGCTGGGCCTGAAGCTGGAGGGTGTCTGA
- a CDS encoding aldehyde dehydrogenase family protein, producing MDTTKFYINGAWTAPSDPAPLDVIDPSTGAACATISLGNARDVDKAVAAARSAFPSWSSTSKEERLAALERLLALYKEGQAEIAHAMTQEMGAPKDYATSAQFDAGLVHLEETIRVLSGFDFEQTRGKDRLFYDPVGVCALITPWNWPMNQVLLKVAPALAAGCTMVLKPSEIAPLSSMVLAGMIDKADIPAGVFNLVNGDETGVGSALTSHPDVDLISFTGSTRAGTLISKAAADGIKRVALELGGKGANVVFADAGEDAVRRGVLHCFDNTGQSCDAPTRMLVERNRYAQAVQEAQHVAETVAIGSAHEPGDHIGPLVSAAHWEKVQGLIQAGIDEGARLVAGGTGKPKGLETGFFARPTVFADVSNDMTIAQEEVFGPVLVMIPFDTEDEAILIANDTPYGLGNYVQTRDAEKATRVARALRSGMVSINGDYLGTDMPFGGFKQSGIGREGSIWGLEEYLEVKAVTGDGA from the coding sequence ATGGACACGACAAAATTCTACATCAACGGTGCCTGGACCGCGCCGTCTGATCCTGCCCCTTTGGACGTGATTGATCCGTCAACGGGTGCTGCTTGCGCGACGATTTCGCTGGGCAATGCGCGGGACGTGGACAAGGCCGTTGCCGCTGCGCGATCGGCCTTTCCGTCGTGGTCATCTACGTCGAAAGAGGAACGGCTTGCCGCTCTTGAACGTCTGCTTGCCCTCTACAAAGAGGGTCAGGCAGAAATTGCCCATGCTATGACGCAGGAAATGGGCGCGCCAAAGGACTATGCAACGTCCGCGCAGTTTGATGCGGGACTGGTCCATCTGGAAGAGACCATCCGAGTGCTTAGTGGCTTCGACTTTGAGCAAACGCGCGGCAAGGATCGCTTGTTTTATGACCCTGTCGGCGTTTGCGCACTCATCACGCCGTGGAACTGGCCGATGAATCAGGTGCTGCTCAAGGTTGCACCAGCGTTGGCGGCGGGCTGCACGATGGTGCTGAAACCCTCTGAAATCGCACCACTATCCTCGATGGTCCTGGCAGGGATGATCGACAAAGCAGACATACCGGCGGGTGTCTTCAATCTGGTAAACGGCGATGAAACAGGGGTTGGGTCAGCGCTGACTTCGCACCCAGACGTCGATCTGATCAGCTTTACCGGCTCGACCCGTGCAGGCACGCTTATCTCGAAGGCTGCAGCGGACGGCATCAAGCGTGTTGCGCTGGAATTGGGCGGGAAGGGGGCCAATGTTGTTTTTGCCGATGCGGGTGAAGACGCCGTGCGTCGCGGTGTGCTGCATTGCTTTGACAACACCGGCCAATCCTGTGACGCGCCCACGCGGATGCTTGTGGAGCGCAACCGTTACGCCCAGGCGGTGCAGGAAGCGCAACACGTGGCAGAGACAGTGGCGATCGGTTCGGCACATGAACCTGGAGATCACATCGGTCCGCTTGTCAGTGCCGCGCATTGGGAAAAGGTGCAGGGCCTTATCCAAGCGGGAATTGATGAAGGTGCCCGGCTGGTCGCTGGAGGCACTGGCAAACCGAAGGGGTTGGAAACAGGCTTTTTTGCAAGGCCCACTGTATTTGCCGATGTGTCCAACGATATGACGATCGCACAGGAAGAGGTTTTTGGACCTGTCCTGGTGATGATCCCTTTCGATACAGAAGACGAGGCGATACTTATCGCCAACGACACGCCCTATGGGCTGGGGAACTATGTCCAGACACGCGACGCCGAAAAGGCGACCCGCGTCGCGCGTGCCCTGCGCTCTGGCATGGTGAGCATCAATGGCGACTACCTTGGCACTGACATGCCCTTCGGTGGCTTCAAACAATCGGGCATTGGCCGCGAGGGTTCTATTTGGGGATTGGAGGAATACCTTGAGGTCAAGGCCGTCACGGGGGATGGCGCATGA
- a CDS encoding alpha/beta hydrolase, with translation MKHNTAHKLSELETWVQGKRAELAREFQPSAARALRDTQVTCSDVAIAGVPCQTVSPHSGPTGEVVLYCFGGGYFSGCPEFDLPITAQLAHATGLTFIAPRYALAPEPPYPAALDEVEGVLTALMQDRETLIGVMGESAGGGLLLAALARRARKGMPLPAKMVFCSPWTDLRDRGMEEARSVDDPTLTVDDLVTARAIYRGTSTLNLEISPSGHLPEARWPACFLTTGSDDILRWQTHDLKRQLDAHGTDVVFRDVPRAHHVFEVYDDHTASRPMLAAIAEWLLETKEAA, from the coding sequence ATGAAGCATAACACGGCACATAAGCTTTCAGAGCTTGAAACCTGGGTGCAGGGCAAACGCGCCGAACTAGCGCGCGAATTCCAGCCGAGCGCCGCGCGCGCCTTGCGTGACACGCAGGTGACCTGCAGTGACGTCGCCATCGCCGGTGTGCCTTGTCAGACAGTTTCACCACATTCGGGCCCCACTGGGGAGGTGGTACTCTATTGCTTTGGTGGTGGATATTTCTCGGGTTGCCCTGAATTTGACTTGCCGATCACGGCCCAGTTGGCACATGCGACCGGACTGACTTTTATTGCGCCGCGCTATGCGCTTGCACCCGAACCGCCTTATCCGGCAGCACTCGATGAAGTGGAAGGCGTGCTGACTGCACTGATGCAAGACCGTGAAACACTGATTGGCGTGATGGGCGAATCCGCAGGCGGAGGGCTGCTGCTTGCGGCGCTCGCTCGCAGAGCACGAAAAGGTATGCCGCTTCCTGCGAAGATGGTCTTTTGTTCGCCCTGGACTGACCTCAGGGACAGGGGGATGGAGGAGGCACGTTCGGTCGATGATCCAACGCTCACTGTAGACGATCTGGTCACGGCCCGTGCGATTTACCGTGGGACCTCCACGCTCAATCTAGAAATCTCTCCGTCTGGACATTTACCGGAGGCACGTTGGCCCGCATGTTTCCTGACCACCGGGAGCGACGACATTCTGCGGTGGCAGACCCATGATTTGAAACGCCAACTGGATGCGCATGGTACGGACGTTGTTTTCCGCGACGTGCCCCGCGCACATCACGTCTTTGAAGTCTATGACGATCACACGGCCTCCCGTCCTATGCTGGCAGCTATCGCCGAATGGCTTTTGGAAACCAAGGAGGCTGCCTGA
- a CDS encoding DMT family transporter, with the protein MKQPENTDTLAVIATILAAGIWGLFWVPVRHFSAQGVNGEWAIVFLYLPAVFVLLPLVWRERQANMLYARKAWTIGALIGAGLALYGVALEYTTVVRATMLFYLTPVWATILGLWVLQERGNVARWGAIVCGLLGLFLLLDSKDGIAWNVGDALALASSIFWALGAIAIRQIPTIPLSGLSLAQFVCAPVFVVGIATLLHPLKLPSMEAVGGAMLILAAASILMVLPAIYALFWASQRLSPGRVGLLMMSEALVAVVTASIFLPEETLTITQWGGAALIIGSGLLELSGGRSI; encoded by the coding sequence ATGAAACAACCTGAGAATACTGATACGCTTGCCGTCATAGCCACAATACTTGCAGCCGGGATCTGGGGTCTTTTTTGGGTGCCTGTTCGCCATTTCAGTGCGCAAGGTGTCAATGGCGAATGGGCAATCGTGTTCCTATATCTACCCGCTGTCTTTGTGTTGCTGCCGCTTGTTTGGCGCGAGAGGCAAGCGAACATGCTTTATGCGCGTAAGGCCTGGACGATCGGGGCCTTGATTGGCGCAGGTTTGGCCCTTTACGGCGTTGCCTTAGAGTATACGACCGTTGTTCGCGCAACCATGTTGTTCTATCTCACGCCGGTTTGGGCGACCATCCTCGGCCTCTGGGTTTTGCAAGAGCGCGGAAACGTCGCAAGATGGGGGGCGATTGTCTGCGGACTTTTAGGGTTGTTCTTGTTGCTGGACTCCAAAGATGGCATCGCTTGGAACGTGGGCGATGCACTGGCTTTGGCTTCAAGTATATTCTGGGCGCTAGGGGCAATTGCGATACGTCAGATCCCTACGATTCCGTTGTCTGGTCTGTCCCTTGCCCAGTTTGTTTGTGCTCCAGTTTTTGTGGTTGGCATTGCTACTTTGCTGCACCCGCTGAAACTGCCTTCCATGGAAGCTGTCGGAGGTGCAATGCTCATTCTAGCTGCCGCGTCGATCCTAATGGTATTGCCCGCTATCTACGCTTTGTTTTGGGCGAGCCAGCGCCTTTCACCCGGTCGGGTCGGACTGCTCATGATGTCAGAAGCCCTAGTTGCGGTTGTGACTGCGAGCATTTTTCTGCCAGAGGAGACCCTCACAATCACCCAATGGGGCGGCGCAGCGCTGATCATTGGGTCTGGTTTGTTGGAGCTTAGCGGCGGTCGTTCAATTTGA
- a CDS encoding aromatic ring-hydroxylating dioxygenase subunit alpha: MHCLAALCSRLLMLNRCRPSHLQQDQIMLDIEKYKEIAGVAFTADARNSNAPQGSYYTDPEIHDLELKKVFGYEWNYFCHQSQVPNAGDYKTGEVGGHAVYVIRGKDGDIRAFYNVCQHRGHELLQDAQGNARVVVCPYHAWTYDAEGNLRGAPKMKEVEGFDRSKVKLCQVRCEIVGGFVFLNFSDDAPAFREMCPEFEPIITSMVAEVDKLQFVKQKNYDIKANWKIVTENFLEAYHVEFSGEAHQALGEIIDIETYRFNISGRTIEYTAGGGADDVLPYDKNAEDAFTNTKNAPFHQCFLFPHMTFSIFPGTNMMFVFNMRPNGPERTAEEIIYFTLDGSFSDPTETAEEYVSDSLNPEDISLVEAVHRGLKSKGYQPGRLMVDPEMKEAWGEQFVHHFNTLNLAALTR, encoded by the coding sequence TTGCACTGTCTGGCGGCTCTATGTTCCCGACTATTGATGTTGAACCGCTGCCGTCCTTCACACTTGCAACAGGATCAAATCATGCTCGATATTGAAAAATACAAAGAAATTGCAGGCGTCGCTTTCACTGCTGATGCCAGAAACTCCAACGCCCCCCAGGGCAGCTACTACACCGACCCGGAGATTCACGATCTCGAACTGAAAAAGGTGTTCGGTTACGAGTGGAACTACTTTTGCCATCAAAGCCAGGTCCCCAACGCGGGTGACTACAAGACCGGAGAGGTCGGGGGCCACGCTGTCTATGTGATCCGTGGCAAGGATGGTGACATCCGGGCGTTCTATAATGTGTGCCAGCACCGCGGGCATGAATTGCTGCAAGACGCGCAAGGCAACGCGCGCGTCGTCGTATGCCCCTATCACGCGTGGACATATGACGCCGAGGGCAACCTGCGCGGCGCGCCCAAGATGAAGGAAGTCGAGGGATTTGACCGGTCCAAAGTGAAGCTGTGCCAGGTCCGCTGCGAGATTGTGGGTGGATTTGTCTTCCTCAACTTCAGCGATGACGCGCCTGCCTTCCGCGAGATGTGTCCCGAGTTTGAGCCGATCATCACCTCCATGGTGGCCGAGGTCGACAAGCTGCAATTCGTCAAACAGAAGAACTATGACATCAAGGCCAACTGGAAAATCGTGACTGAGAATTTTCTTGAGGCCTACCACGTCGAATTTTCAGGCGAGGCACATCAGGCATTGGGCGAGATCATCGATATTGAAACATACCGTTTCAATATCAGCGGACGGACCATTGAATATACCGCAGGCGGCGGCGCGGATGACGTCCTGCCTTATGACAAGAACGCCGAGGACGCATTCACCAACACCAAGAACGCGCCGTTTCATCAGTGTTTTCTGTTCCCGCATATGACTTTTTCAATCTTCCCTGGCACCAATATGATGTTCGTCTTCAACATGCGCCCAAATGGTCCTGAACGCACTGCCGAAGAGATCATTTACTTCACACTCGACGGAAGCTTTTCCGACCCGACAGAGACAGCGGAGGAATATGTCAGCGACAGTCTGAATCCCGAAGACATCTCTTTGGTTGAGGCTGTGCATCGTGGGCTGAAGTCGAAAGGCTATCAACCCGGCCGCCTGATGGTCGACCCGGAGATGAAAGAAGCGTGGGGGGAACAGTTTGTACATCATTTCAACACCCTCAACCTTGCGGCTCTGACGCGGTAA
- a CDS encoding LysR family transcriptional regulator codes for MPSLPSFSSLLAFDAAAQHGSFTRAAQRINVSQPAISRRVATLENDLGVKLFDRATKPMALTDAGESLFAVLRSSLSRIEAEVETLRSGGQTKDFVISAAPGFLAFWLVPRLDHLTARLPDQSFALVTTGTERSSTNSDVRVRFGTGDWPDTYSRKILNESVFPVCSAELTRKLGTEIDPVQLVNERLLQLPDRASEWYDWPLWFSAMGHQPAQPLNVLTFDSYALVIAAALSGQGIALGWAGLVEDYLKTGALVRLGDTAVTSGKGYYATCKIGQEDDPVVAQVLELLSDGSLLPS; via the coding sequence ATGCCTTCGCTACCTTCCTTTTCTTCTCTTTTGGCGTTTGATGCAGCAGCTCAACACGGCAGTTTCACGCGGGCGGCGCAGCGCATCAATGTCTCTCAGCCGGCCATCAGCCGTCGGGTGGCAACACTCGAAAACGACCTCGGCGTAAAGCTCTTTGATCGGGCAACCAAACCAATGGCGCTCACCGATGCAGGCGAAAGTCTGTTTGCGGTGTTACGATCCAGCCTGAGCCGGATTGAAGCAGAGGTTGAAACCTTGCGCAGCGGCGGGCAAACTAAGGACTTTGTAATCTCTGCGGCGCCCGGATTTCTGGCGTTCTGGCTGGTCCCGCGGCTTGATCATTTGACGGCGAGATTGCCCGACCAGTCCTTCGCGCTCGTGACCACAGGTACAGAGCGAAGCAGCACAAACTCAGATGTGCGCGTTCGGTTCGGGACGGGAGACTGGCCAGACACATATTCACGCAAAATACTGAATGAAAGCGTTTTTCCAGTGTGCAGTGCCGAGCTAACCAGGAAACTTGGCACAGAAATTGACCCCGTCCAACTGGTTAACGAGCGGTTGTTGCAACTGCCAGATCGGGCATCTGAGTGGTACGACTGGCCGCTTTGGTTTTCCGCGATGGGTCATCAACCTGCGCAACCGCTAAATGTGCTTACCTTCGATAGCTACGCCCTAGTTATCGCTGCGGCCCTTTCAGGCCAGGGCATTGCTTTGGGCTGGGCAGGTTTGGTGGAAGACTACCTAAAGACCGGCGCATTGGTCCGGTTGGGGGACACTGCGGTGACTTCTGGAAAAGGTTACTACGCGACCTGCAAAATCGGTCAGGAGGACGATCCTGTCGTGGCCCAAGTGCTGGAACTGTTGAGCGACGGATCTTTGCTGCCATCTTGA